DNA sequence from the Candidatus Saccharimonadales bacterium genome:
AAGGAGAGTAGCACGGCTATCTTAGGGTGTTATAACGGGCAAGATATTTATATCTATAACGTTACCGATGCGCGGCTCGATGGCATTCGCGAAGTAACCGCAGCCCACGAAATGCTTCATGCTGCCTATGCTCGGCTGAGTGATGGAGATAAGAATACAATTAATAAATTACTCACCTCCGAGTATGAAAAGTTAAAAGATAACAAGGATTTTGCCGAAAGAATGGCATTCTACGACAGAACGGAGCCCGGCGAGCGTGATAATGAACTCCACTCAATTATTGGCACCGAAGTGGGCTCAATCGGTAATGAGCTCGAAGCCTACTATAAGAGATATTTTAGTGATAGAAATAAAGTCGTGGTGTTACACGAAAAGTACGCGGCGGTCTTTGGCGATCTCCAAAAGCGCGGCGAGTCGATAAGTAGTCAGCTGACGGCACTTGGTACTGCGATTGAGCAACAATCATCGCAATATAATGCCGATGTGGCCCAGCTCAATAGGGATATTGTAAACTTTAATAATAAAGCGAATAACGGTGGATTTTCTTCTGACGGAGAGTTCCAGGCGGCGCGGAATGGTCTAGTGGCGAGAGCAAATCGGCTTGAGGCGACCCGCCAATCAATAAATGATTCGATTCAGCACTACAATGAACTACGTGACGAACTTGCGGCTGTTGCAAGTGAATCAGACGCTCTTAATAAGAGTATAGATAGTAGTTTAGCGCCGGCTCCTAGTTTATAATGAGAGGTGAATGGCGAAACTAAAAACACAATTTATCTGCCAGAACTGCGGAGCTTCGTACCCTAAGTGGACCGGAAAGTGCGAAAACTGCGGGGAATGGAACACACTTGTTGAGCAAGAAGTGGCGGGCAGCGGTAAGTCGGCCGTGGCAAGGAGCGCTCATAGTGGCAAGGTCCTGACACCCCAGACGATGAATACTATTCGACTAGAGCAAACAGTCGAGCGTATGAAGACAGGATTCGATGACCTTGATGTCGTTTTGGGTGGCGGAATTCTTCCTGGTGGAGTGCTACTTGTGGCGGGCCAGCCGGGTATTGGTAAAAGTACACTATTGCTTCAGGTTGCAAGCGAACTTGGTAAAAAAGAGCCGGTGCTTTATGCAAGCGGAGAAGAATCGGCTGGCCAGGTTAAGTTGAGGGCGGAGCGGCTAGGAGCAAATGATAGGGAGCAGCTTCATTTTGTTGCGAGTACAAGTGCGGATGATATCGCGGCGACAATTCGGTCAGGCAAATATAAGGTTGTCATTATAGACTCAATTCAAACACTGAGCCTCGACGAGATTACTTCTGCGCCGGGAACAGTGAGTCAAATTACAAATAGTAGCAATGTTATTATTCGTGCCGCAAAAGAATCGAATGCCGCGGTGATATTGGTCGGACATGTCACTAAAGAAGGAAGTATCGCCGGACCAAAAGTACTCGAGCATTTAGTGGATGTCGTTTTAAATTTTGAAGGTGACCGTTACGGCGGATTTAAGGTGGTTCGGGCGATAAAAAACCGTTACGGCGCAACTAGCGAAGCGGCTATTTTTGAGATGTACGATCAGGGGTTGCGAGTGGTTGAGAATCCTTCGGCGGCACTCCTTGCGGAGCGGCAGAACGCAGATGGATCAGTAGTGCTCGCAACTCTAGAGGGCACCCGTCCGCTACTTGTGGAGATACAGGCTCTTGTCAATCCGACAAGTTTCGGGTATCCTAAACGTACCGCCTCTGGGTTTGATCTCAACCGACTCAATTTGCTTATTGCCGTTTTAGAGCGGCGTACCAAACTGAATTTATCAGATAAAGATATTTATATTAACGTTGTCGGTGGGTTAAAGTTGAGTGATCCGGCTGCGGATCTGGCGGTGTGTATGGCAATTGCCAGCGCAGCGGCGGGGCGCCAGCTAAGCGATGGCGTCGTTGTCTTTGGCGAAGTTGGTCTTGGCGGAGAGATCCGTAGTTCGCATAGTGTGGAGCGTCGGGTGGCCGAAGCTAAAAAACTTGGGTTTACCGAAGCAATCGCACCGCCGCAGGCACAAAAGAATTCATTTATAAAAGGTGTCCGTGATCTTCGAACGGCGCTCATAGAATACCTACAAAAGTAGGAGAAAGAAAAAGATATGGAAATATCACAGCTTGTTATCGTGGCGGTACTACTTGTGCTGCTTGCCGAAGTAACCTACGTCGCGATGCATCTTCCTAAACAAATAACAACTAAAAAACAGAAGCGGCTTATACTCATCGATACGTCGGTTCTGATTGATGGTCGGATTGTTGCAGTCGCTAAATCTGGTTTTGTGACTGATACGCTTGCAATTCCGCGGAGTGTCGTAGGAGAACTTCAGTACCTTGCGGATAACGCAGACCACGAA
Encoded proteins:
- the radA gene encoding DNA repair protein RadA; translated protein: MAKLKTQFICQNCGASYPKWTGKCENCGEWNTLVEQEVAGSGKSAVARSAHSGKVLTPQTMNTIRLEQTVERMKTGFDDLDVVLGGGILPGGVLLVAGQPGIGKSTLLLQVASELGKKEPVLYASGEESAGQVKLRAERLGANDREQLHFVASTSADDIAATIRSGKYKVVIIDSIQTLSLDEITSAPGTVSQITNSSNVIIRAAKESNAAVILVGHVTKEGSIAGPKVLEHLVDVVLNFEGDRYGGFKVVRAIKNRYGATSEAAIFEMYDQGLRVVENPSAALLAERQNADGSVVLATLEGTRPLLVEIQALVNPTSFGYPKRTASGFDLNRLNLLIAVLERRTKLNLSDKDIYINVVGGLKLSDPAADLAVCMAIASAAAGRQLSDGVVVFGEVGLGGEIRSSHSVERRVAEAKKLGFTEAIAPPQAQKNSFIKGVRDLRTALIEYLQK